In a single window of the Plasmodium malariae genome assembly, contig: PmUG01_00_5, whole genome shotgun sequence genome:
- the PmUG01_00018000 gene encoding fam-l protein, which yields MKIYMMKHKINLIFFIKIFAFVLPLGTCHIYNDSKLNKYLEGSYIFGGELNTRIHPVLTKYKNNKESSVVGTKVELPYIGLNNKEDICNYEKEVNGKVSESNKSTLNNEKSHKRHVKNKSWIFVTKKYSLVEKKVFKELDYIDFLKNNRNISHKVYKKIMRRKLGFRLALPLIFFFLLSLSLMLDFSCNCGLTRGLYKLLRLLLSSSQLCDFHNYLKDNVGSFFSYTVSKDNGESVYLHITPFFDFLIYCVLFFTLGITIISGIIYYHKKVKKYEKIKFRKT from the exons atgaaaatatatatgatgaaacataaaattaacttaatcttttttattaaaatttttgccTTTGTCCTACCATTGGGGACATGTCATATTTACAATGAT AGTAagcttaataaatatttggaGGGGAGTTATATATTTGGTGGAGAATTAAATACGAGAATTCATCCAGTactaacaaaatataagaataataaggAGTCAAGTGTTGTAGGTACTAAAGTAGAGTTACCATATATTGGATTGAACAATAAAGaagatatatgtaattatgaaaaagagGTAAATGGAAAAGTGAGTGAATCAAATAAAAGCACATTAAATAATGAGAAAAGTCATAAACGCCatgtgaaaaataaatcttggATAtttgtaacaaaaaaatattcccttgtagaaaaaaaagtatttaaagaacttgattacatagattttcttaaaaataacagGAATATTAGTCATAAggtttacaaaaaaataatgcgtAGAAAATTGGGGTTTCGACTTGCTTTACctttaatattcttttttttgttgtccTTATCGCTTATGTTAGATTTTTCTTGTAATTGTGGTCTTACAAGAGGgttgtataaattattacgTTTGTTATTAAGTTCGTCACAACTTTGTGATTTTCACAATTATTTGAAGGATAATGTAGGTTCTTTTTTCAGTTATACAGTATCTAAGGATAATGGAGAAAgtgtatatttacatataacaccattttttgattttctaatatattgtGTACTCTTCTTTACACTGggtattactattatatcaggaattatttattatcataaaaaagttaaaaaatatgaaaaaattaaatttaggaaaacataa